One genomic region from Knoellia sp. p5-6-4 encodes:
- a CDS encoding SRPBCC domain-containing protein yields MSITSISKDTDQLTMTVTADYDVSADRAWQLWADPRQLERWWGPPTYPATVEQHDLREGGHVDYYMTGPEGDRHRGWWNVREVEAPRVLVVEDGFADESGAPNSDMPTMVMRVEITDRPGGVTVTISSRFPSLEAMEQLLQMGMEEGLTQAMGQIDAILAGEPARARS; encoded by the coding sequence ATGAGCATCACCAGCATCAGCAAGGACACCGACCAGCTCACGATGACCGTGACCGCGGACTACGACGTGTCCGCGGATCGGGCCTGGCAGCTGTGGGCCGACCCCCGCCAGCTCGAGCGCTGGTGGGGACCACCGACCTACCCCGCCACCGTGGAGCAGCACGACCTCCGCGAGGGCGGGCACGTGGACTACTACATGACCGGCCCCGAGGGCGACCGGCACCGCGGGTGGTGGAACGTGCGCGAGGTCGAGGCGCCGCGCGTGCTGGTGGTCGAGGACGGCTTCGCCGACGAGTCCGGAGCACCCAATTCCGACATGCCCACCATGGTGATGCGGGTGGAGATCACCGACCGGCCGGGTGGGGTCACCGTGACCATCTCGTCGCGATTCCCCTCGCTCGAGGCGATGGAGCAGCTGCTCCAGATGGGCATGGAGGAGGGCCTCACGCAGGCCATGGGCCAGATCGACGCGATCCTCGCCGGCGAGCCCGCCCGGGCCCGTTCCTGA
- a CDS encoding alpha/beta fold hydrolase: protein MNEATAPPEGETRKRETWIRVGAAWVQAIEVAPMTPARATVVLLPGLGLPRYTLPTVEVLARRGLRCVVLDLLAWRRPRLRVPPLVEPMGEAAARWTREADLAGPVVVVGHSTGAQVALGAALRLQHDRPDLSLVLAGLTFRPEHRSWPGLLRGAATAYRKDSPAELVVAARDVARLRADLVSVIGSGRRDRPEERVRDLEVPLVLTAGEADSFAPQQWMADVAAAAGSPSARVEVLPGSHNNLFTHPEEVADVVSAAAPATAP, encoded by the coding sequence ATGAATGAAGCGACCGCGCCCCCCGAGGGCGAGACCCGGAAGCGGGAGACCTGGATCCGGGTGGGCGCGGCCTGGGTGCAGGCGATCGAGGTCGCCCCGATGACGCCGGCGCGCGCGACGGTGGTGCTCCTGCCCGGCTTGGGGCTGCCGCGCTACACCCTGCCGACCGTCGAGGTGCTGGCCCGGCGCGGGCTGCGCTGCGTCGTGCTCGACCTGCTGGCGTGGCGACGTCCCCGACTGAGGGTGCCACCGCTGGTCGAGCCGATGGGCGAGGCCGCAGCACGCTGGACCAGGGAGGCCGACCTCGCCGGTCCCGTTGTCGTCGTGGGGCACTCGACTGGCGCGCAGGTCGCCCTCGGCGCAGCCCTCCGCCTCCAGCACGACCGCCCCGACCTGTCTCTGGTGCTGGCAGGGCTGACCTTCCGGCCCGAGCACCGCTCATGGCCGGGGCTGCTGCGAGGCGCGGCCACGGCATACCGCAAGGACAGCCCGGCAGAGCTGGTGGTCGCGGCCAGGGACGTCGCGCGCCTGCGCGCCGACCTGGTCAGCGTCATCGGGTCGGGGCGGCGCGACCGCCCGGAGGAGCGGGTGCGCGACCTCGAGGTGCCGCTCGTGCTCACCGCCGGTGAGGCGGATTCGTTTGCGCCACAACAGTGGATGGCCGATGTCGCAGCGGCTGCGGGCAGTCCGTCGGCACGGGTGGAGGTGCTGCCGGGTTCGCACAACAACCTCTTCACCCACCCCGAGGAGGTCGCCGACGTGGTCAGCGCGGCGGCGCCTGCCACCGCACCCTGA
- a CDS encoding GYD domain-containing protein produces the protein MSRYMIIARYDSAGAKGVLAKGGSARAAVVEKLASDLGGRMVTFDFAFGEDDVYTLCELPDNKAAAAVALAVNSSGLAHVRTVVLMTPEEVDEATEQRVDYTPPGQ, from the coding sequence ATGAGCCGTTACATGATCATTGCGCGCTACGACAGCGCTGGAGCCAAGGGAGTCCTGGCCAAGGGCGGCAGCGCCCGAGCGGCTGTCGTGGAGAAGCTCGCTTCTGACCTGGGCGGACGCATGGTGACCTTCGACTTCGCCTTCGGTGAGGACGACGTGTACACCCTCTGCGAGCTGCCGGACAACAAGGCCGCGGCCGCTGTCGCCCTGGCCGTGAACTCCAGCGGGCTGGCCCATGTCCGGACCGTCGTCCTGATGACTCCTGAGGAGGTTGACGAGGCGACCGAGCAGAGGGTCGACTACACGCCTCCGGGCCAGTGA
- a CDS encoding SpoIIE family protein phosphatase has translation MSVRDATLTRPATWEVDPRRPRPERRLDLYAAVAVAALASVAYVVALLLEAVPPRGLSVVFFAAAPISAAFALVVLAARWRAERDPALSWVSTGLAVGWLAMVLQLISFPTVNPGGGPLGTNDQSNAALYLMFHLALPLGALAGALRAPVVWRLPAAGLGAGLTVLLAVNAIPLPTLLRPDTSFTPPLLSIEYAMAAFTAIVAVTWIRRSGRDATTLRGWVGVALSLAVYDLLFNAFAAERFSAVWWASLSMRVATYSVLAIGAVASVLIRLSETESYTQSELDRREGELRTSLGLTSQLLGCAQDLAKAVTPPEVAEALCRDAVAASGLRRAVVLVSREGEPTAVLGHAGYGSRPGDELAGSGWDAPYASTFAPLAREPLFLESTEAVRARVPAVGSPLEEASVLVVLPIRVAGQRLGTLLVWDTEPRTLEPHQREVLTGQASQGGQALRRALAFESEANAASTLQRSLLSPTLPARDDLAMAARYVPGEAGLRVGGDWYDCVPVDDHKVALVVGDVMGKGLRAAAVMGQMRTAVRSLASADPSPAAVLSGLDRLRSMLDVDEIATVVYVLLDAESGVVRMARAGHLPPILVDREGRATLLEEGGSPPLGSPTPQRVEAEVRVPPGSVLALYTDGIVEDRASGLDGLEAFVDLVGETARRKGSDVEALATELLVLTSANQRADDIALLVARLPSVPTGGGQEAATEPALSRAGAVAVLGAAGREPLNQPQGLQPVPAVALAPHESAPTGAGAVHVGRVPSHSLAPYEATFPQSPQTAAKVRRWIRQGSHGVDRALREDTVLLATELVTNAVRHGHGDVSVRLWPRPDVVRVEVSDANPHRPEPGDLDLDAEDGRGLLIVGALSSRWGTAPRPGGAGKTVWFELDR, from the coding sequence ATGAGCGTTCGCGACGCCACCCTCACGCGGCCGGCCACCTGGGAAGTCGACCCGCGCCGGCCGCGGCCGGAGCGCAGGCTCGACCTCTACGCCGCCGTGGCGGTGGCCGCCCTGGCCTCGGTGGCCTATGTGGTGGCCCTGCTGCTCGAGGCGGTGCCACCCCGCGGCCTCTCGGTCGTCTTCTTCGCTGCGGCGCCCATCAGCGCTGCCTTCGCGCTCGTGGTGCTTGCGGCCCGTTGGCGGGCCGAGCGCGACCCGGCCCTGAGCTGGGTGAGCACCGGCCTGGCAGTCGGGTGGCTGGCGATGGTCCTGCAGCTCATCTCGTTCCCGACGGTCAACCCCGGCGGGGGCCCCCTTGGCACGAACGACCAGAGCAACGCCGCGCTCTACCTGATGTTCCACCTGGCCCTCCCGCTGGGTGCACTTGCCGGAGCCCTCAGAGCACCTGTGGTGTGGCGCCTGCCCGCGGCGGGTCTCGGCGCCGGCCTCACGGTGCTTCTCGCCGTGAACGCAATCCCGCTTCCCACTCTCCTGCGGCCGGACACGTCGTTCACCCCACCCCTCCTCAGCATCGAGTACGCCATGGCGGCGTTCACCGCGATCGTCGCGGTGACGTGGATCAGGCGCTCCGGACGCGACGCCACCACGCTCCGGGGCTGGGTCGGGGTCGCCCTTTCGCTCGCGGTCTACGACCTGCTGTTCAACGCCTTCGCAGCCGAGCGGTTCAGTGCTGTGTGGTGGGCGAGCCTGTCCATGCGCGTGGCGACCTACTCCGTGCTCGCCATCGGCGCCGTGGCCAGCGTCCTGATCCGTCTCTCCGAGACCGAGTCCTACACCCAGAGCGAGCTGGACCGGCGCGAGGGCGAGCTGCGCACCTCCCTCGGCCTGACCAGCCAGCTCCTCGGCTGCGCCCAGGACCTGGCCAAGGCCGTAACCCCGCCCGAGGTGGCCGAGGCCCTGTGCCGCGACGCCGTGGCCGCCAGCGGCCTGCGCCGTGCCGTCGTCCTGGTCAGCCGGGAGGGCGAGCCGACCGCGGTCCTGGGCCACGCGGGCTATGGGTCCCGGCCGGGTGACGAGCTCGCGGGGAGCGGTTGGGACGCCCCGTACGCCTCGACCTTCGCACCACTGGCCAGAGAGCCGCTGTTCCTCGAGTCCACCGAGGCCGTGCGCGCCAGGGTCCCGGCTGTCGGGTCACCCCTGGAGGAGGCTTCCGTGCTCGTGGTGCTGCCCATCCGAGTGGCCGGCCAGCGGCTGGGGACCCTCCTCGTGTGGGACACCGAGCCCCGGACCCTCGAACCGCACCAGCGGGAGGTCCTGACCGGACAGGCCAGCCAGGGCGGTCAGGCCCTGCGGCGGGCGCTCGCGTTCGAGAGCGAGGCCAACGCAGCCTCCACGCTCCAGCGGTCGCTGCTCTCCCCGACGCTCCCGGCCCGCGACGACCTGGCCATGGCGGCCCGCTACGTCCCGGGTGAGGCCGGCCTGCGAGTCGGCGGTGACTGGTACGACTGCGTGCCGGTCGACGACCACAAGGTCGCCCTCGTCGTCGGCGACGTCATGGGTAAGGGGCTGCGTGCCGCCGCTGTGATGGGGCAGATGCGCACCGCCGTCCGCTCCCTCGCCAGCGCCGACCCCTCGCCGGCCGCCGTGCTCTCGGGCCTCGACCGCCTGCGCTCCATGCTCGACGTCGACGAGATCGCCACTGTCGTCTACGTGCTCCTCGACGCGGAGTCGGGGGTGGTGCGCATGGCCAGGGCGGGCCACCTCCCGCCCATCCTCGTCGACCGTGAGGGCCGGGCCACCCTGCTCGAGGAGGGTGGGTCACCACCCCTCGGCTCACCCACGCCGCAGCGGGTCGAGGCTGAGGTGAGGGTGCCGCCGGGCAGCGTGCTGGCGCTCTACACGGACGGCATCGTCGAGGACCGGGCCAGCGGCCTCGACGGCCTCGAGGCCTTCGTCGACCTCGTCGGCGAGACAGCCCGCCGCAAAGGCTCCGACGTCGAGGCCCTCGCCACCGAGCTCCTCGTGCTCACCTCCGCCAACCAGCGGGCGGACGACATCGCCCTGCTCGTCGCGCGGCTGCCGAGCGTCCCCACGGGTGGAGGGCAGGAGGCTGCCACCGAGCCGGCCCTGAGCCGGGCCGGTGCCGTTGCCGTCCTCGGAGCGGCAGGTCGTGAGCCGCTGAACCAGCCGCAGGGGCTCCAGCCCGTGCCGGCGGTGGCGCTCGCGCCCCACGAGTCCGCTCCCACCGGCGCCGGAGCGGTGCACGTCGGCCGGGTGCCGTCGCACAGCCTCGCCCCGTACGAGGCGACGTTCCCGCAGAGCCCCCAGACGGCCGCCAAGGTGCGCCGGTGGATCCGCCAGGGCTCGCACGGCGTCGACCGGGCCCTGCGCGAGGACACTGTGCTCTTGGCCACGGAGCTGGTCACCAACGCCGTCCGGCACGGCCACGGCGACGTCAGCGTGCGACTGTGGCCCCGGCCGGACGTGGTGCGGGTGGAGGTCAGTGACGCGAACCCGCACCGTCCGGAGCCCGGCGACCTCGACCTCGACGCCGAGGACGGACGCGGCCTGCTCATCGTCGGTGCCCTCAGCTCGCGGTGGGGCACGGCGCCGCGGCCCGGTGGCGCCGGCAAGACGGTCTGGTTCGAGCTCGACCGCTGA
- a CDS encoding class I SAM-dependent methyltransferase: MRVTTYGQLMELLDSLYADGAERTSDAASAFWDGLFQREGHPLTSELPDAALPAWQAEGLLPGGRGSSALDVGCGLGRNSTWLAAQGFAVTGIDISPYAVETARSRRERAGAAGPGASRPGPDYRLVDFVREPVAGGPFDFVYDSGCFHHLAPHRRISYMEGLSAALAPDGVYGICTFTAGAMGSTASDKDLLLHGHLEGGVGYTLDELAEMFAWLELVDARLMPPGHTHEEPTFSHDFLQVALFRRPSTSS; the protein is encoded by the coding sequence GTGCGCGTGACCACCTACGGCCAGCTGATGGAGCTGCTCGACAGTCTCTATGCCGACGGGGCCGAGCGGACCAGCGACGCGGCTTCGGCGTTCTGGGACGGGCTGTTCCAGCGAGAGGGGCACCCGCTGACCTCCGAGCTGCCCGACGCGGCGCTGCCCGCGTGGCAGGCGGAGGGCCTGCTGCCGGGTGGACGGGGGTCCTCCGCCCTGGACGTCGGGTGCGGATTGGGGCGCAACAGCACGTGGCTGGCGGCCCAGGGATTTGCCGTCACCGGCATCGACATCTCCCCGTATGCCGTGGAGACGGCTCGGTCGCGGAGGGAGAGGGCGGGTGCCGCCGGTCCGGGGGCGTCGAGGCCGGGGCCCGACTACCGGCTGGTGGACTTCGTGCGCGAGCCGGTGGCCGGCGGTCCCTTCGACTTCGTCTACGACTCGGGGTGCTTCCACCACCTTGCGCCGCACCGGCGGATCTCCTACATGGAAGGGCTGTCGGCTGCCCTGGCGCCGGACGGCGTGTACGGCATCTGCACCTTCACGGCCGGGGCGATGGGGAGCACGGCGTCGGACAAGGACCTGCTGCTCCACGGGCACCTCGAGGGCGGGGTCGGGTACACGCTGGATGAGCTGGCGGAGATGTTCGCCTGGCTGGAGCTGGTGGACGCCCGGCTCATGCCGCCCGGCCACACCCACGAGGAGCCGACCTTCTCGCACGACTTCCTGCAGGTGGCGCTCTTCCGGCGGCCGTCTACGTCTTCCTGA
- a CDS encoding cyclic-phosphate processing receiver domain-containing protein — translation MPSSHASAQPSGDHSADRRPPRRPLTVLVDDTRDFKDGRPALTARTSEEALALLRGLVDTPIDDLWLDYDLGLGDTAQPVVDHLVELAAAGSPQSISTIRVHSSNIHHGHRICAELVAAGYPARRSYAANMWVRVRWQAPPR, via the coding sequence GTGCCTTCCAGCCACGCATCCGCCCAGCCGTCCGGCGACCACTCCGCCGACCGCCGACCACCCCGGCGGCCACTGACCGTTCTCGTCGACGACACGCGCGACTTCAAGGACGGCAGGCCGGCGCTGACGGCTCGCACCTCCGAGGAGGCGCTCGCCCTCCTCCGCGGGCTCGTCGACACCCCCATCGACGACCTCTGGCTCGACTACGACCTCGGTCTCGGCGACACGGCCCAACCCGTCGTCGACCACCTCGTCGAGCTGGCCGCAGCCGGCAGCCCCCAGTCGATCAGCACCATCCGCGTGCACAGCTCCAATATCCACCACGGGCACCGGATCTGCGCCGAGCTCGTCGCAGCGGGCTACCCCGCGCGGCGCAGCTACGCCGCGAACATGTGGGTCAGGGTGCGGTGGCAGGCGCCGCCGCGCTGA
- a CDS encoding SRPBCC family protein, whose protein sequence is MPTDTATQSVEVPATQADVLALLRDVASQPEWIPEIKEAEVLTSDGHGRPLTARFAASSSVGTDRYILAYEHSPHGLRWSMVKGRLQTGQEGVYTLESAGRGRTKVTYQLTIHHNLPLPGFLRSRVIKGLVSDTLTGLQGRFGG, encoded by the coding sequence AGGTACCAGCCACCCAGGCCGACGTGCTGGCGCTGTTGCGCGACGTCGCAAGCCAGCCTGAGTGGATCCCCGAGATCAAGGAGGCCGAGGTGCTGACGTCGGACGGGCACGGGCGGCCGCTGACCGCCAGGTTCGCCGCCTCGAGCAGCGTGGGCACAGACCGCTACATCCTCGCCTACGAGCACTCGCCGCACGGCCTGCGCTGGTCGATGGTCAAGGGCCGGCTGCAGACGGGGCAGGAGGGTGTCTACACGCTGGAGTCGGCCGGCCGGGGCCGCACGAAGGTGACCTACCAGCTGACGATCCACCACAACCTGCCGCTACCCGGGTTCCTCCGCTCGCGGGTCATCAAGGGTCTCGTCTCGGACACCCTCACCGGGCTGCAGGGCCGCTTCGGCGGCTGA
- a CDS encoding cupin domain-containing protein: protein MHREQAASTDRSWAGHVTTEAGMVSGWHHHGDYESHIYVLSGLLRMESGPGGQDVIDAQPGDFVFVPPHTVHREGNPASEEAAVIVVRAGRGEAVVNVDGPDEA from the coding sequence ATGCACCGGGAGCAGGCCGCCAGCACGGATCGCAGCTGGGCAGGCCACGTCACGACCGAGGCCGGGATGGTGTCCGGGTGGCACCACCACGGAGACTACGAGAGTCACATCTACGTCCTCTCGGGGCTGTTGCGCATGGAGTCCGGACCTGGCGGGCAGGACGTGATCGACGCGCAACCCGGTGACTTTGTCTTCGTGCCGCCGCACACCGTGCACCGCGAGGGGAACCCGGCATCGGAAGAGGCCGCGGTGATCGTGGTGCGAGCCGGACGCGGGGAGGCAGTGGTCAACGTCGACGGACCCGACGAGGCCTGA
- a CDS encoding metalloregulator ArsR/SmtB family transcription factor, with amino-acid sequence MVVDQSTDDDVDRLFHALADRTRRDIVRRVLVGEYSVSALARNYPLSLTAVQKHVAVLEEAGLVVKHRHGREQRVSGQPDAIRRAQELLAAYEDLWRGRFERMADLLDEDKQGENA; translated from the coding sequence ATGGTTGTAGATCAGTCCACCGATGACGACGTCGACCGGCTCTTCCACGCGCTGGCCGACCGTACGCGCCGCGACATCGTGAGGCGGGTGCTCGTGGGCGAGTACTCGGTCTCGGCCCTCGCGCGCAACTACCCCCTCAGCCTCACGGCGGTTCAGAAGCATGTGGCCGTCCTCGAGGAGGCGGGGCTCGTGGTCAAGCACCGGCACGGACGAGAGCAGCGGGTCTCGGGCCAGCCGGACGCCATCCGACGGGCCCAGGAGCTGCTTGCTGCTTACGAGGACCTGTGGCGCGGCCGGTTCGAGCGCATGGCCGACCTGTTGGACGAGGACAAGCAAGGAGAGAACGCATGA